The following proteins are co-located in the Scophthalmus maximus strain ysfricsl-2021 unplaced genomic scaffold, ASM2237912v1 un_2, whole genome shotgun sequence genome:
- the btg4 gene encoding protein BTG4 isoform X1: MKEEIAAAVFFVARLVKRYGSLDADSRDRFAAALTSVLFENYKNHWHPKAPSKGQAYRCLRMNRVRLQDPVLQQACDRSVVQYQDLGLPQELTVWVDPGEVSCRYGEHSAPFCVSVVDSCRRGDREFSRRIHQAVERASHDVPSGSSSDEEEGGGDNSMSSSSSSSGFSSLSALCPAPIPEPKTIPTVSNPNSIYRFSEFSPGAPQTWLREKRKVFAAETFPPHAPPAGSATSQFSGPKGFKSYRATFTFTGPRVDKYHWVSKSRS, from the exons atgaaGGAAGAGATCGCTGCTGCCGTGTTCTTTGTGGCTCGGCTGGTGAAGAGGTATGGGTCTCTGGACGCTGACAGCAGAGACAGGTTTGCTGCCGCTCTCACATCCGTTCTGTTTGAAAACTACAAGAACCACTGGCACCCAAAGGCCCCCAGCAAGGGACAGGCCTACAG gtgtcTGCGTATGAACCGTGTGCGGCTGCAGGACCCGGTGCTCCAGCAGGCCTGTGATCGCAGTGTTGTGCAGTACCAGGACCTGGGCCTTCCCCAGGAGCTGACGGTGTGGGTCGACCCAGGAGAAGTGTCCTGCAG gtACGGAGAACACAGCGCTCCATTCTGTGTCTCGGTGGTGGACAGTTGTCGGCGTGGAGACAGGGAGTTCTCCCGCCGTATCCACCAGGCCGTGGAGCGGGCGAGTCACGACGTCCCCTCGGGAAGCTCctctgatgaggaagaggggggcGGAGACAAcagcatgagcagcagcagcagtagcagcggCTTCAGCAGCCTATCGGCTCTCTGCCCGGCTCCGATCCCTGAACCCAAAACCATACCGACCGTCAGCAACCCCAACAGCATCTACCGG TTCAGTGAGTTTTCTCCTGGCGCCCCTCAGACGTggctgagggagaagaggaaggtcTTCGCTGCGGAGACGTTCCCTCCTCATGCTCCTCCAGCTGGAAGTGCGACCTCTCAGTTCTCGGGCCCGAAAGGCTTCAAGTCCTATCGAGCCACGTTCACCTTCACTGGGCCTCGAGTTGACAAGTACCACTGGGTCAGCAAGTCCCGATCCTGA
- the btg4 gene encoding protein BTG4 isoform X2 has translation MKEEIAAAVFFVARLVKRYGSLDADSRDRFAAALTSVLFENYKNHWHPKAPSKGQAYRCLRMNRVRLQDPVLQQACDRSVVQYQDLGLPQELTVWVDPGEVSCRYGEHSAPFCVSVVDSCRRGDREFSRRIHQAVERASHDVPSGSSSDEEEGGGDNSMSSSSSSSGFSSLSALCPAPIPEPKTIPTVSNPNSIYRTWLREKRKVFAAETFPPHAPPAGSATSQFSGPKGFKSYRATFTFTGPRVDKYHWVSKSRS, from the exons atgaaGGAAGAGATCGCTGCTGCCGTGTTCTTTGTGGCTCGGCTGGTGAAGAGGTATGGGTCTCTGGACGCTGACAGCAGAGACAGGTTTGCTGCCGCTCTCACATCCGTTCTGTTTGAAAACTACAAGAACCACTGGCACCCAAAGGCCCCCAGCAAGGGACAGGCCTACAG gtgtcTGCGTATGAACCGTGTGCGGCTGCAGGACCCGGTGCTCCAGCAGGCCTGTGATCGCAGTGTTGTGCAGTACCAGGACCTGGGCCTTCCCCAGGAGCTGACGGTGTGGGTCGACCCAGGAGAAGTGTCCTGCAG gtACGGAGAACACAGCGCTCCATTCTGTGTCTCGGTGGTGGACAGTTGTCGGCGTGGAGACAGGGAGTTCTCCCGCCGTATCCACCAGGCCGTGGAGCGGGCGAGTCACGACGTCCCCTCGGGAAGCTCctctgatgaggaagaggggggcGGAGACAAcagcatgagcagcagcagcagtagcagcggCTTCAGCAGCCTATCGGCTCTCTGCCCGGCTCCGATCCCTGAACCCAAAACCATACCGACCGTCAGCAACCCCAACAGCATCTACCGG ACGTggctgagggagaagaggaaggtcTTCGCTGCGGAGACGTTCCCTCCTCATGCTCCTCCAGCTGGAAGTGCGACCTCTCAGTTCTCGGGCCCGAAAGGCTTCAAGTCCTATCGAGCCACGTTCACCTTCACTGGGCCTCGAGTTGACAAGTACCACTGGGTCAGCAAGTCCCGATCCTGA